In Amycolatopsis endophytica, the following are encoded in one genomic region:
- a CDS encoding polyprenyl synthetase family protein — protein sequence MRHRGSTIEELRASVGLRIADEQLLRTMAAGLDDVEELLRDTARSEVQAVHDAASHLVEAGGKRFRPMLTLLAGEFGEGNHSDVVIAAAAVELVHLATLYHDDVMDEATMRRGAPSVNARWTNSIAILTGDFLFAHASRLVSDLGTDAARILAETFSELVTGQMRETVGPGEGEDPVDHYLTVIAQKTGSLIATSGRFGSMVSGAKPDVVTAMQRFGDIIGTAFQISDDIIDIASPSHESGKTPGTDLREGVRTLPMLYALADPDSDPRLVELLAGPITEDDLVEEALTLLRASTGLDRAMVTLSDYAQRARTELAPLPAGPARDACESVADYLVARTR from the coding sequence GTGCGGCACCGGGGTAGCACGATCGAGGAGCTGCGCGCGAGCGTGGGCCTGCGGATCGCCGACGAGCAGCTGCTGCGCACGATGGCCGCTGGACTGGACGACGTCGAGGAGTTGCTGCGCGACACCGCGCGCAGCGAGGTGCAGGCCGTCCACGACGCCGCGTCGCACCTGGTCGAGGCGGGTGGCAAACGCTTCCGTCCGATGCTGACGCTGCTGGCGGGCGAGTTCGGCGAGGGCAACCACTCCGACGTCGTGATCGCCGCGGCGGCGGTCGAGCTGGTGCACCTGGCGACCCTCTACCACGACGACGTCATGGACGAGGCGACGATGCGGCGCGGCGCGCCCAGCGTGAACGCCCGCTGGACCAACAGCATCGCCATCCTCACCGGCGACTTCCTGTTCGCGCACGCGTCGCGGCTGGTGTCCGACCTGGGCACGGACGCGGCCCGGATCCTCGCCGAGACGTTCAGCGAGCTGGTCACCGGGCAGATGCGGGAGACCGTCGGCCCCGGCGAGGGTGAGGACCCGGTCGACCACTACCTGACCGTGATCGCGCAGAAGACCGGTTCGCTGATCGCCACGTCCGGCCGGTTCGGCTCGATGGTCTCCGGCGCGAAACCGGACGTGGTCACCGCGATGCAGCGGTTCGGCGACATCATCGGCACCGCGTTCCAGATCTCCGACGACATCATCGACATCGCGTCGCCGTCGCACGAGTCCGGCAAGACCCCGGGCACCGACCTGCGGGAGGGCGTGCGCACCCTGCCGATGCTGTACGCGCTGGCCGACCCGGACAGCGACCCGCGCCTGGTCGAGCTGCTGGCCGGGCCGATCACCGAAGACGACCTGGTCGAGGAGGCGCTGACCCTGCTCAGGGCCTCGACCGGCCTGGACCGCGCCATGGTCACCCTGTCGGACTACGCTCAGCGGGCGAGGACGGAGCTGGCCCCCCTGCCGGCCGGGCCCGCGCGGGACGCGTGCGAGTCGGTCGCGGACTACCTCGTCGCGCGGACACGGTAA